A part of Gemmatimonadaceae bacterium genomic DNA contains:
- a CDS encoding OFA family MFS transporter: protein MPFLDRDHSIADEHFSRWLVPPAALAIHLSIGQAYAFSVFNLPLSRLNGGTESAPGDWKLSSIGWIFSLAIVFLGLSAAVFGAWLERVGPRRAMLTSALCFAGGFEVAAIGVVIHSFWIVLLGYGVLGGIGLGLGYISPVSTLIKWFPDRPGMATGLAIMGFGGGAMIASPLSTMLMAHFKPVAPQGVAPTFAVMGALYFIFMMFGVLTVRVPRPGWKPAGWTPVAGAQRLVTTSNVSADRAIRTPQFWLLWLVLCLNVTAGIGVLSVASPMIQEMFPGRISVSAAAGFVGLLSLANMGGRIGWSSFSDVVGRKAVYATFFLLGAALYAFVPTFGRAGNVVLFVAGDVVILSMYGGGFATIPAYLRDLFGVMQVGAIHGRLLTAWSTAGVLGPVLVNYIREYEIAHGVAKADAYTTTMHVMVALLCAGFVCNALVRPVDARHAATDDAPLAVST from the coding sequence ATGCCCTTCCTCGACCGCGACCACTCCATCGCCGACGAACACTTCTCGCGCTGGCTCGTGCCGCCCGCCGCGCTGGCCATTCATCTGTCGATCGGGCAGGCGTACGCGTTCAGCGTGTTCAACCTCCCGCTCTCGCGCTTGAACGGCGGCACCGAATCGGCGCCGGGCGACTGGAAGCTCAGCAGCATCGGCTGGATCTTCAGCCTCGCCATCGTCTTCCTCGGCCTCTCGGCGGCGGTGTTTGGCGCGTGGCTCGAGCGGGTCGGCCCGCGCCGCGCGATGCTCACGTCCGCGCTCTGTTTCGCCGGCGGGTTCGAAGTGGCGGCGATCGGCGTCGTCATCCACAGCTTCTGGATCGTGCTGCTCGGCTACGGTGTCCTCGGCGGCATTGGGTTGGGACTCGGCTACATCTCGCCGGTGTCGACGCTCATCAAGTGGTTTCCCGATCGCCCCGGAATGGCAACGGGTCTCGCGATCATGGGCTTCGGCGGCGGCGCGATGATCGCGTCGCCGCTTTCGACTATGCTCATGGCGCACTTCAAGCCTGTCGCGCCGCAAGGCGTTGCGCCGACGTTCGCCGTGATGGGCGCGCTCTATTTCATTTTCATGATGTTCGGCGTGCTCACGGTGCGCGTGCCGCGTCCGGGATGGAAACCGGCGGGATGGACGCCGGTCGCCGGCGCGCAGCGATTGGTCACGACGTCCAACGTCTCGGCCGATCGCGCGATTCGCACGCCGCAATTCTGGTTGTTATGGCTGGTGTTGTGTCTCAACGTCACCGCGGGCATTGGCGTGTTGAGCGTCGCATCGCCGATGATTCAGGAGATGTTTCCCGGACGCATCTCCGTCAGCGCCGCCGCGGGGTTCGTCGGCCTCTTGAGCCTCGCCAACATGGGCGGGCGCATCGGCTGGTCGTCGTTTTCGGACGTCGTGGGCCGGAAGGCGGTGTATGCCACGTTCTTTTTGCTGGGCGCCGCGCTCTACGCATTCGTACCGACGTTCGGCCGGGCAGGGAACGTCGTGCTGTTCGTCGCCGGCGACGTGGTCATCCTGAGCATGTACGGCGGCGGTTTCGCGACGATACCGGCCTATTTGCGCGATCTGTTCGGCGTGATGCAAGTCGGCGCCATTCATGGCCGCCTGCTCACGGCGTGGTCGACGGCCGGCGTGCTGGGACCCGTGCTCGTCAACTACATTCGTGAATATGAAATTGCTCATGGCGTCGCGAAGGCCGACGCGTACACCACGACGATGCACGTGATGGTGGCGTTGCTCTGCGCCGGCTTCGTCTGCAACGCGCTCGTGCGGCCGGTCGATGCGCGGCACGCGGCGACGGACGATGCGCCGTTGGCGGTGAGCACATGA
- a CDS encoding succinylglutamate desuccinylase/aspartoacylase family protein, which translates to MRLSLFFLGCATTLGAQNASFTVGTASAAPGITAYGTIDVAAGSDSALSIPVAVIRGVKPGPVVAFVSGAHGTEYSSIVAMQRLIPRIDATKLSGTVIVVPLLNVASFLQMTPHVNPIDRKSMNGLYPGDPNGTQTPRALAAITERVVAPADVVVDLHGGDLDEDLRPYSYWFRGGRAAQDSAGLELALAFGLDHIIVSDADPNNGRSLSGQALSRGKTVLVAEAGRSGVVAPGDLKSLVDGSLNVLATLGMIQRKVTTVAHPVWLGGAGERIAAKSAGAFTPAVARDTRVKKGQIVGHTTDFLGRPTGDVVAGSDGLVTFIRGVPSMWVGATLVNIAPVLPSPGQWRMPGR; encoded by the coding sequence ATGAGACTCTCTCTTTTCTTCCTCGGTTGTGCCACGACCCTCGGCGCACAGAACGCGTCGTTCACCGTCGGTACGGCGTCGGCCGCACCGGGCATCACCGCGTATGGTACGATCGATGTGGCCGCCGGTTCCGATTCCGCGCTGTCGATTCCGGTCGCGGTCATCCGCGGCGTGAAGCCGGGGCCCGTCGTCGCGTTCGTGTCGGGCGCGCACGGCACCGAGTACTCATCGATCGTCGCGATGCAGCGGCTGATTCCGCGCATCGACGCGACGAAGCTCAGCGGCACGGTGATCGTCGTGCCGCTGCTCAACGTCGCCTCGTTCCTGCAGATGACGCCGCACGTCAATCCGATCGATCGCAAGAGCATGAATGGGTTGTATCCGGGCGATCCCAACGGCACGCAGACGCCGCGCGCGCTGGCGGCGATCACCGAGCGCGTCGTGGCGCCGGCGGACGTCGTGGTCGATCTGCACGGCGGCGATCTCGACGAAGATTTACGCCCGTACAGCTACTGGTTCCGCGGCGGCCGCGCCGCGCAGGATTCCGCGGGTCTCGAGCTCGCGCTCGCGTTCGGCCTCGACCACATCATCGTGAGCGACGCCGATCCGAACAACGGGCGCTCGCTGTCGGGTCAGGCGCTGTCGCGCGGCAAGACGGTGCTCGTCGCCGAGGCGGGACGGAGCGGTGTCGTCGCGCCGGGCGATCTGAAATCACTCGTCGACGGTTCTCTAAACGTGCTCGCCACATTGGGGATGATTCAGCGGAAGGTCACGACGGTCGCGCATCCGGTGTGGCTCGGCGGCGCGGGCGAGCGCATCGCCGCGAAGAGTGCCGGTGCGTTCACGCCGGCGGTCGCGCGCGACACGCGCGTGAAGAAAGGTCAGATCGTTGGACACACCACGGACTTCCTCGGCCGGCCAACAGGCGACGTCGTCGCGGGCAGCGACGGATTGGTCACGTTCATTCGCGGCGTGCCGTCGATGTGGGTCGGCGCGACGCTGGTCAACATCGCACCGGTGCTGCCGAGCCCGGGCCAATGGAGGATGCCGGGACGATGA
- a CDS encoding MBL fold metallo-hydrolase, protein MSKDSRIDRRDFLARGTSCAAHLALAAAVMPRALRAAWATPRGAVVAREPFGNLERVADNVWALISTPLTGDSTTVSNGAIVAGKNAVLAIEGFNRPQGAVWLANRAKELTGRWPTHVALTHYHADHANGVAGYLQDGEHPVLRATERTRDLVVTRNIQPADPNRVAAMKDVVFLSSAANTELDLGGRSVRVVPRDGHTESDVSLELADQNVIFTGDLFWNAMFPNYVDAIPNKLSASVRALRGGSNITYVPGHGAIGHAADYDRYVAMIDEVEQAARAAHAAGKTAADAGAQFTLPASLGEWTLFSKAFYPRAFEAWYKVLDAK, encoded by the coding sequence ATGAGCAAAGACTCACGGATCGACCGCCGCGACTTTTTGGCGCGCGGGACCTCGTGCGCGGCGCATCTCGCGTTGGCGGCCGCGGTCATGCCGCGCGCGTTACGCGCGGCGTGGGCGACACCGCGCGGCGCCGTCGTGGCCCGCGAGCCGTTCGGGAATCTCGAGCGCGTCGCGGACAATGTGTGGGCGCTCATCTCGACACCGCTGACGGGTGATTCGACCACCGTGTCGAACGGCGCCATCGTCGCCGGCAAAAACGCGGTGCTCGCCATCGAGGGATTCAATCGACCGCAGGGCGCCGTGTGGTTGGCGAATCGTGCGAAGGAGCTCACCGGCCGATGGCCGACGCACGTCGCGCTCACGCACTATCACGCCGATCATGCAAACGGCGTGGCGGGATATCTCCAGGACGGCGAGCATCCGGTGCTGCGGGCGACGGAGCGAACGCGCGACCTCGTCGTGACCCGGAACATCCAGCCGGCGGATCCGAATCGCGTCGCCGCAATGAAGGACGTGGTATTTCTCTCGTCCGCTGCCAACACGGAGCTCGACCTCGGCGGGCGTTCAGTGCGTGTCGTGCCGCGCGACGGACATACCGAGAGCGACGTGTCACTCGAGCTGGCGGATCAGAACGTGATCTTCACCGGTGATCTGTTCTGGAACGCGATGTTCCCGAATTACGTCGATGCCATTCCCAATAAGTTGTCGGCGTCGGTGCGTGCGTTGCGGGGCGGCTCGAACATCACATACGTCCCCGGTCACGGCGCGATCGGCCACGCCGCGGACTACGACCGGTATGTGGCGATGATCGACGAGGTGGAGCAGGCGGCCCGCGCCGCGCACGCCGCGGGCAAAACCGCCGCCGACGCCGGCGCGCAGTTCACGCTGCCGGCGTCGCTCGGCGAATGGACGCTGTTCAGCAAAGCCTTCTATCCCCGCGCGTTCGAGGCGTGGTACAAGGTGCTCGACGCCAAGTAG
- a CDS encoding S9 family peptidase → MHRRLALLIALAIFPAQIVSAQQKQRLASLNDALQTSGILAGRGAPLNVQWLDGGKRFSFITNDPATHRQLIRSYDPATGRDSLLFSGENLNFPGTTNPFLYEGFQWARDFKNIIFQTNFQQLYRRSGTSDFYIYSLASHSLQLGGRGARTAELSPDGTMLGEERGGNMYVVDLPTQHEKQLTSDATEHVFNGHFDWVYEEEFGLAQAWNWSPDSRHIAFWQVDETKEPEIQLSDFSGQHPTWDKLRIPQPGDTNPTARIGVLDVKSGTKVWLDPHQTGEFYIPRVYWTSSPDTLAMIVLNRKQNEMKMFFFDVTSGGSRQVMDETSPTWIDVYDFYAGVQDLMTFPEHAREFFWVSDRTGYQHIYRYDYSGKLIQQVTKGDWSVTRIEGVDPSKRIIYFTSTDPSPLERQLWQVSFDGTGLKRITMTPGRHAIDMSPNAQYFIDSWSSVTQPRQVELWSTASGKVRTMEANAPTTEWLKTHAYSPAEPFSFTTSDGVKIDASMMKPIPFDPSRKYPVVFTIYGGPGSQDVYNQFDASGWKQWLAQNGYIVVDVNNRGTNNYGRDFMKVVYKQLGHYEAHDFAETAKHLRTLPYVDGAHIGIMGTSYGGYSTMYTMEMYPDVFAAGSANSGVADWRLYDTIYTERYMSTLGDNPQGYVASSVVENASKLNGKLLMIHSMMDDNVHPQNTMQLFTAFSNLGKDIEERIYPPGRHGAAYNMQSLRLINQVEFEFLNRWLKPRAETQQSVKP, encoded by the coding sequence ATGCATCGTCGTCTCGCCCTTCTGATCGCGCTTGCGATCTTCCCCGCTCAGATCGTATCGGCGCAGCAAAAACAGCGGCTCGCCTCGCTCAACGACGCACTGCAGACGAGCGGCATTCTCGCCGGCCGAGGCGCGCCGCTCAACGTGCAATGGCTCGACGGCGGCAAACGGTTCTCCTTCATCACGAACGATCCCGCGACGCATCGCCAGTTGATCCGCTCTTACGATCCCGCCACGGGGCGCGATTCCCTGCTCTTCTCCGGTGAGAATCTCAACTTCCCCGGAACGACGAACCCGTTCCTGTACGAGGGGTTTCAGTGGGCGCGCGACTTCAAGAACATTATCTTCCAGACGAACTTTCAGCAGCTCTATCGCCGGTCAGGGACCTCCGACTTCTACATCTACTCATTGGCGTCACATTCCCTGCAGCTCGGCGGTCGCGGGGCGCGGACCGCCGAGCTGTCGCCTGACGGCACGATGCTCGGCGAGGAGCGCGGCGGGAACATGTACGTGGTCGATCTCCCGACGCAGCATGAGAAGCAGCTGACGTCCGACGCCACGGAGCACGTGTTCAACGGCCACTTTGATTGGGTGTACGAAGAAGAATTCGGGCTGGCACAGGCGTGGAACTGGTCGCCCGACAGCCGACACATCGCGTTCTGGCAGGTCGACGAGACGAAAGAGCCGGAGATTCAGCTGTCCGATTTCAGCGGCCAGCATCCCACGTGGGACAAGCTGCGTATTCCACAGCCGGGAGACACGAATCCAACGGCGCGCATCGGCGTGCTCGACGTGAAGAGTGGAACGAAGGTGTGGCTCGATCCACATCAGACGGGCGAATTCTACATCCCGCGCGTGTACTGGACGTCGAGCCCCGACACGCTCGCGATGATCGTACTCAATCGCAAGCAGAACGAGATGAAGATGTTCTTCTTCGACGTCACGTCCGGCGGCTCGCGCCAAGTGATGGACGAGACGTCGCCGACGTGGATCGACGTGTACGACTTCTACGCCGGCGTGCAGGATCTGATGACGTTCCCCGAGCACGCGCGCGAATTCTTCTGGGTGTCGGACCGCACGGGCTACCAACACATCTATCGTTACGACTATTCGGGCAAGCTCATTCAGCAGGTCACGAAGGGCGACTGGAGCGTGACGCGCATCGAAGGCGTCGATCCGTCGAAGCGGATCATCTACTTCACGTCGACGGATCCGTCGCCGCTCGAGCGGCAGTTGTGGCAGGTGAGTTTCGATGGTACGGGACTCAAGCGCATCACGATGACGCCGGGGCGCCACGCGATCGACATGTCGCCCAACGCGCAGTACTTCATCGACAGCTGGTCATCCGTGACTCAGCCGCGACAGGTCGAGCTCTGGTCGACGGCCAGCGGGAAGGTGCGAACGATGGAAGCCAACGCGCCGACGACGGAGTGGCTCAAGACACACGCGTACAGTCCCGCCGAGCCGTTCAGCTTCACGACGTCGGATGGGGTGAAGATCGATGCCTCGATGATGAAGCCGATTCCGTTCGATCCGTCGCGGAAATATCCGGTCGTGTTCACGATCTACGGCGGGCCGGGATCGCAGGACGTGTACAATCAGTTCGATGCCTCCGGGTGGAAACAATGGCTCGCGCAGAACGGCTACATCGTCGTGGACGTGAACAATCGCGGCACGAACAACTACGGCCGCGACTTCATGAAAGTCGTCTACAAGCAGCTTGGACACTACGAGGCACACGATTTCGCCGAGACCGCGAAGCATTTGCGTACGCTGCCATACGTGGATGGCGCGCACATCGGCATCATGGGCACGAGCTACGGCGGCTACAGCACGATGTACACGATGGAGATGTATCCCGACGTCTTCGCGGCGGGCAGCGCCAATTCCGGTGTCGCTGACTGGCGGCTGTACGACACTATCTACACCGAGCGCTACATGTCGACGCTGGGCGACAACCCGCAGGGGTACGTCGCGAGCTCGGTCGTGGAGAACGCGAGCAAGTTGAACGGCAAGCTGCTCATGATTCATTCGATGATGGACGACAATGTCCATCCGCAGAACACCATGCAGCTCTTCACGGCGTTCTCGAATCTCGGCAAGGACATCGAGGAGCGGATCTATCCGCCGGGGCGCCACGGCGCTGCATACAATATGCAATCGCTGCGGCTCATCAATCAGGTCGAATTCGAGTTCCTGAATCGCTGGCTCAAGCCCCGCGCGGAAACGCAGCAGAGCGTGAAACCGTAA